One Fusarium poae strain DAOMC 252244 chromosome 4, whole genome shotgun sequence DNA window includes the following coding sequences:
- a CDS encoding hypothetical protein (BUSCO:28552at5125), whose translation MNGDSYTSRDGRRGGRDYPPRGDRGDRGDRVDRDDRRDRHRGDRDRRRSRSPDHRSHRRGEGDADAYSSSRNHRDREREDRYSGRERRGGDREWDRDRGSSRRDARRDDDERPSRRERDPYDDRRRGGGRDRREDRFPAPQERRSASPPPKKREPTPDLTNIVSVLERNRRLTQWDIKPPGYDNVTAEQAKLSGMFPLPGAPRQQPMDPSKLQAFMNQPGGQVTSAGLKASNSRQSKRLLVSRISPGTSEDALIAFFNLQLNGLNVIDTTDPCVLCQFSNDRSFAVIEFKDAPEATVALALDGISMEASDASNGVDGGHRGLEIRRPRDYVVPAVTEDVAYDPEVVSNIVPDTVNKLSITNIPSFLTEEQIIELLASFGKPKAFVLVKDRGTEESRGIAFAEYQDPAVSNPTALDTLNGMDIGGKQIKVSKASIGPTQVANFDVGITAISGLASQTANEVESSRVLQLLNMVTAEELLDNDDYEEICEDVREECSKYGKILDVKVPRPTGGSRQSAGVGKIFVKYEHTEDTTKALQALAGRKFADRTVVTTYFPEENFDVGAW comes from the exons CCTAGAGGCGACAGAGGTGACAGAGGCGACAGAGTTGATAGAGATGATCGTCGAGACCGACACCGAGGAGACCGGGACCGCAGACGTTCTCGCTCGCCAGACCACCGAAGCCATCGACGAGGTGAGGGCGATGCCGATGCCTACTCTTCCAGCCGAAACCACCGTGATCGTGAGCGCGAGGATAGATACTCGGGCCGCGAGAGACGAGGTGGCGATCGTGAATGGGACCGCGACCGAGGGTCTTCCCGTCGAGATGCCAGgcgcgacgacgacgaacgACCGAGCAGGCGAGAACGAGACCCGTACGACGATCGCCGCCGTGGAGGAGGCAGGGACCGACGTGAGGATAGATTCCCCGCGCCTCAGGAACGTCGAAGCGCAAGCCCGCCGCCAAAGAAGCGAGAGCCAACTCCCGACCTGACAAATATCGTGTCTGTCCTCGAGCGCAACCGTCGTCTGACACAGTGGGATATCAAGCCCCCAGGCTATGACAATGTTACGGCCGAACAGGCTAAGCTCTCGGGCATGTTTCCTCTTCCTGGTGCTCCTCGACAGCAACCTATGGACCCCAGCAAGCTCCAGGCTTTTATGAACCAACCCGGGGGACAGGTCACAAGTGCTGGTCTCAAGGCAAGCAACTCTCGCCAGTCAAAGCGACTTTTGGTTTCCAGAATTTCTCCTGGCACAAGTGAGGATGCGCTCATCGCATTCTTCAATCTGCAGCTTAACGGATTGAACGTGATCGACACCACAGATCCCTGTGTCTTGTGCCAATTCTCCAACGACAGGTCATTTGCCGTTATCGAGTTCAAGGACGCCCCTGAGGCTACTGTTGCACTGGCGCTGGACGGCATTTCCATGGAGGCCAGCGATGCTTCGAACGGCGTGGATGGAGGACACCGTGGTCTTGAGATTCGCCGGCCTCGTGACTACGTGGTTCCCGCAGTGACCGAGGACGTTGCTTATGACCCTGAGGTCGTCTCTAACATCGTTCCGGATACCGTCAACAAGCTCAGCATTACCAACATCCCATCTTTCTTGACAGAGGAACAGATCATCGAACTGCTTGCAAGTTTCGGCAAGCCTAAGGCCTTTGTTCTGGTCAAGGACAGAGGAACTGAAGAATCCAGA GGTATTGCTTTTGCCGAGTACCAAGACCCTGCTGTTTCCAACCCCACCGCTCTTGATACTCTCAACGGTATGGATATTGGAGGTAAGCAGATTAAGGTCAGCAAGGCCAGCATCGGTCCAACACAAGTTGCCAACTTCGATGTTGGTATTACTGCCATCAGTGGCCTGGCTTCTCAGACTGCCAATGAGGTTGAAAGTAGCCGTGTActtcagcttctcaacaTGGTTACTGCCGAGGAGCTCCTAGACAATGACGATTACGAAG AAATCTGCGAGGATGTTCGAGAAGAATGTTCCAAATATGGCAAGATTCTCGACGTCAAGGTTCCCAGGCCAACAGGTGGCAGCAGACAATCTGCTGGTGTGGGTAAGATCTTTGTCAAATACGAGCACACCGAGGATACAACAAAGGCTCTGCAGGCTCTTGCAGGACGCAAGTTTGCCGACAGAACTGTTGTGACAACATATTTCCCAGAG GAGAACTTCGATGTTGGCGCGTGgtaa